A segment of the Vanessa cardui chromosome 22, ilVanCard2.1, whole genome shotgun sequence genome:
TCGTCATAACGTAATCGCTAACAGAAACTAACTAAGTTAGATACTAATGAAACCGTATAAAAATACTGCATCGTATTcgcaaaatatacattattatttattcatgaaataatttattactaatgaCATCTAGCGTTTTATTTCGTTCAGAAACTATTTAAAACACGAACAGTACACAATGgcaaaattaagaaatatatttcgattGTTGAACCATTAAACATCAAATTACAGTACGACAGAACTTATATGTAACAtcggaaaatttaataaaaccaattactatactatacaaccaataggaatagctccctatcgcgctattagaagctattcgtcgctatagattctcacgtcagttcgaccagagaaagcaagtgcgtgtaaatcgacgaatCAAATTGGCgaacatattaggtcatatgatattacaacttgtaatttacatttgtgtattgataatttgggatagcgtaattaattcggatgtgatcggttttacgaattttgccgatgatatatctagttgtgtcgtactataaatctAAAAACATTTTCTCTTACGCCgtcattgaatattaatttgtgattttcaaattaatccTACTTCAAAAACTTAAAGCtagaataaatacttatttaacgCTCCTAACACAAAATTACCTAGTGTTTTGGCTAAAAAACTGCGCTATCGTCTACCAaaccaaacaaaaaataaaaacaagaaatcTTACGATTTGTGATAAATGACGCGACGATCGACGGTTCATGAAGTGTCTCTGTGTTGTTGATTGATGAATGCTGATAAACAACAATATCATTGTTGTGATTGttgatataatgtaatataattgacCTGCCAGTACATACCGTTACAGATTCGAGCATGCTATGCGCAACTGCAGTCAGTTGTATCGACCAAACATTACTCTGAGACATTAGTTATATAATAACGTATACGTCAGCtgataaaaaaatttcaatCTGCATTATTATTCTCAAATATTCAACGAAGATCCCTATCTtcagaaaacaattaaaaattgtcaCACGGGAAATACTGTAATATATCTCAGTTTCGTAGTAATCACAAAAATCGTGAATATCTTGTAGATTAAAACGGTCAAAAAATTTCATAACCTCTGGTCCTTGTATTTCTATTGTCGTTAACCAATATTTTTGTGCGTGTTACTTGAATTTTTCGTATGTAAATCcttattgtttcaataataaCATACGTCGAAAAGATCATTTGAATCCTGATAGTAAAATATCAATGTACAAATCctgttattcttattatttaaaatattcgtaaGGACATCTAGCGCATTAAATAGATCAAggtttctattaaaataatctatacaaTCCCTTCAAACGACTTCTATTTACATTTCTTACTCTTCGGCAGTGCCACGCTGGTCTTCATCATATTTACACCAAACGACCAAAACTCCTTAACATTCTTGAAAACTAAGACCAGAAACCCCAATACTTACACCCATCCTCCATCTTGTCCTAAGTTAAATgagatatatcaatatatttcgtAGAAACTGGGTTTAGTTTTAAAGAATGCAACAACAATGGCCACGTATTACAACATCAATAAAtacagaataataaattaatttcaaagcaATTCATACATGGCagcttttttgttaattttcattatataaatttagatattaattaaaaaaataaatactacgaATCAAATGTATAACTACACTAAGAATAAACAGTATGCACTATTAAGACAATAGTTGTGAATAAGTCGAGATGGAAAAATTTCATGACCTAGGcataccttttttaaatatcgaaaacctttttttttcagaaatttgactcgaattgttttttttttaatctgtagaaCAATTATCGAacattcgaaatatattttagaattacaAGTTTTCTTCcatatttgaaaatacataaatactttgtacagtcggagtaagaccTTTTtttaccttaagatctattttcgtgtgctcagtatgagcgatctgctttaccgaccgaatatatgacactgacagacatattttgacaattcattagaagatatcatatcgaatttaaatttggaatgactaattacgccactaaaaagatttcatattgatttaaaactagacgtagtccaaagatatTACACTGTTTTTCAAccaattttatatgcagttgtcagtttagtactttagtttcaaaaggtgcTAAGAGTTTGCGACTTGATggaggaatgaatttgaaaactgacgaaggttttcttactctgactgtacaaataacaaataaattatcggCATCAAGATCAAGACCGATTCCATCGAATCAGCTGGCATCAGCAGTGCTACTGAAAAGGTATAAATAGGTCATTGGTATAAGTCATCAAGGTCGCGCGTCGTTCGACGACTCGACATCACTGGAACTGCTAGAAACCGACTTCTTGGGTTTATATTCTGTTATGACAACTGTCACGCCGCTTACAGTTACCTGATGGACAATAGATAACATCAGAGAAAGCCACACATTATGTTTTAGCCACATAGCTAAGCTAAATTGAaacactcaaaatcaaaatattggctaacatcaaataattactctgatcccaatgtaagtagattaaacaatgttatggaaaatcagaagtaatgacggtaccacaaacactcagatccgagacaacatagaaaactaataaactttttttacatcggctcggctgggaatcgaacccgggaccataGATTGActtacccataaaaaccggcgtacacactactcgactacagaggtcgtcaaatatatgtactttattcaaataggcttttaaaagcacttccaaatcgtcatttaacaactatattaagtgaagctacctccggttcggaaagtagattctaccaaaaagaatcggcaagaaactcagtagttactctttttcaatatgttatataataaagtcaTTTTAATGGAAACATTAGATAATGCAACTACCTAACGTCGATACTTGGAAGATATAACGCCTTATATTAATCAATTTCCGACTATTATATCGTTCAATTAATTACATCTGTAGCTCACATAATGTCCACTACTTTTCAAAACGATTGCGCAAGCTCAAGGAAAGTGACTGCCGtagattatgattataattttcaataatacgtTCGATGGAAAATCGTTAgaaatttcaataacaaaaaaataacgtattatcaaaagtaacaataaatatatcttgtgttgtttttgaattattaataatcaatactAGTATAATTGCTGATGAAagtgtataacataaaaaatattgcaattccATTCATTTTTGGACTTTGCTAAATCAACAACTATCTAGCTCACCTCACCCTGAAACTCTGATTTCCTTAAGACATAAGAGAAGTACGAAAatcatagtaatttttttataccgCGCCACGTTATCTTACCCAAACCTACATACACAgttcacatacacacacattcaACATCCATTTATAGGTAATTAAGAATTACGAAAATAGAACGtcactaaaaagtttttattcgaaactcgattaaaaaaaaaaacgaacgaaAATTCGCTAATCAATATTCATGCATAACTTGTATGTTaggtttattgaaaaaatatacctacacgattaaaatttcaattaattacgtAAACCTTGTAAAAACTTCGCATTTTAAGGAGTGCTGTATGTGCTGTGTGTGCAGGTGAAAAATCAGCTGTAGCGAATCGCCTCGAAAGTGAAATATCATCGTTAAAATTCAaagattttaatttcttatcgGATCGTAAATCTACATTTATGGTAAAATATGTGAATACTTCGTTTATATCTTGATCTAAAACATTTTATCGTAGAGTATCTTCTGTTACACCTTTTCGACTATGTAACTGTTATTATCGTCACTTTccattttgtgaaatatttatatcgcTATAAAACGACTAATTAAATtttctgtatttaataataGCATTGTATTTCGATGTTGCAACACTTAACTTATTTACATGATGTAAAAcacaattgaaatattttacgatAGATGTGAGACATGACAAATATTTTAGACAACATATGTAATACAGTGAAACCTGGTTAAGTGAAACTTAGGGGACCTGCAATGTTGTTTCACTTATAgaggtattccactaacccagtGTCTCAGATACccaggtataaataaatatctgtctCAGATATAGAGGTGCGCTTTGACATTTTGCAAATAAACACCTTTATAAGGTAGTAAAGCAAAACTAAAACTTGGGAGTCATTGAAACTTCAAATTACACACATAGTTAAGTGCGGAATTTGGGGATAGAAAAAGAATAAgttagtaaaaatacaaaacaatgttaATTGATTGATGATAATGTTATCTCAGTTACAGAAGTTTAtgcataaaaaaatcacttgcTATCTCATTTGTAGAGgttattgtaatgataaaacaaaataacaaatcccAGTTATAGAGGTTTGCTTCGTCTAACTAACAGAGGTAATTCAACGCCAAAGTGATGGGACCGCAGCATGAGTTCCAGTTATGGAGGTATTTCACTTATCCAGGTCCCACTTAACCAAGTTTCACTGTATACTAACGAcacgcccggcttcgcacaacaaacaacaaaaacaacaacagcctgtaaattcccactgctggactaaaggcctcctctcccttagaggagaaggtttggaacatattccaccacgctgttccaatgcgggttggtggaatacacatgtggcagaatttctatgaaatttgacacatgcaggtttcctcacgatgttttccttcaccgccgagtacgagatgaattataaagacaaattaagcacatgattcagcggtgcttgccagggtttgaacccgcaatcatcggttaagatgcacgcgttctaaccactgggcagtctcggcttcgcacggttactCGATATGTACCCcagaccaaattacataaaatcaatacaaattgTAGCCTttgtgttattctgatatatataacctatattactgtagaatttcattcaaatccgttcagcagttttttcgtgaaaaagtgacaaacatacatacatccatcctcacaaactttcgcatttataatattagtaggataggaCCTacgcagtggcgtagctatcgtagggccaggaggtgcagtgcaccagggccccggagttcagggggcccgcTAAGCTAAACCTAACGCTTCTGTGGCTAAATCACGACCCtgtgcacaagatttcttattttgtatttataattttaaagagtaattattagttaaagagggatgaaaaagagggggtgagggcccgattttttttctatgcactagggcccttcctcacctagctacgccactggacCTACGTCCGGCTCTGAGTGAAAGCGTTCCTGACAATCAACTTActgatgtaaaattaattcgGACTCAATTTTTTTGTCGAGTGAGCATTTCTTCCTCAGTAAAATTCAGTGCTCCGATCTGTCAGAAAGACATTTTCTTAACGAAAAAACTTTATTTCGATTTTCAACAATAAATTAGGCAAAGAGTTCCAATAAAAcagaaaaccttttttattgtagacaaaacaaataAACCCAAATCATGCCGATACTATGAATCAATAACATAATTACTAGAACATGCTAGACAATCGTAGCAAATAGTCTAACGAGAATTCATTGCACCATATTGGGATAGAACAAAACACTGCAGCCAGTAGAATACCCCTAGCAATTATCCGACGATATAGATCTGTCTGCTATGAGAATAACTATCAACTAAAACTGATTGTATATTCTAATTATTTCTGACTCATATCCTATGACTTACAATACTACAATTGGTAGAACAAAATCCTTTTACTGAACTGAACGTTACTAATAATTTGATACTCTTTGTTACTAGTTAAAACTTGACAATAGGCAAGATGGGACAAACCGATACAGATTATCGGCAAACACACTCGGAATACGATTCTATACTTCTTAAAATTAAACGGAAACTACTGAAattcttcatttaatataaaagctaTGTAGGAAATGGACTTGCTTATGATAAGTAGTCATATTCACTTATATACGACCTCGGTGGACGAGTAGTGTGTacccgattttcatgggtacgccactccgagatctcgggttcgattcccggttgaTTCAATgtaaattcattagttttcgatgttgtcttgggtctgggtgtttgtaccgtcgttacttctgattttcaataacacaggtgctttagctacttacattgagatcagagtaatgtatgtgacgttgatGTATGTACATTGGCTTTGTTAGAAGTATAAACTATTAGGTCGCCCAAATGTTATCGCTGAAACTAACCAATAAACTTACTAGGAAACTCGAAACAATCAAATAGTTTCTCGTGATTTTTAGGACTACTAAAGCtcttaaatattctaaatattgacttaatataaaaattacattgataacatatttctttttattatatcactgcggtttgcatatatttttaactcttATCGACTAGGAagtctaaaaattttaaagtatcagTATTGGCTCAGGTCAGATATACTGAAAATCAAATTAGAAATGCGGgaaacaatattttactttttatttaaatcatctttAATCAAAAGTACTACTATAAGAGtaaaccgttatagaaacattattttctGGTACACTCAAGGTATGTTATTTTCTGACTGAACTGATTTCTTGGGATATTTTAGAGATGTAACGTGCTACCAATCATGGGATCTAAGATGTCTCAATTATACAAAGGAAAGAAATACAAAGAGCGTATATAGGTATTATTCAATCATCACATATATGGCAAATCCAagcaacaatactcagtattgtggtGTTGCAGTTTAAAATGCGAGTGCGCCAGTGTAACAAGCACACAAACATAACAATCTTTGTCCCCAAGGTTGGAGACACGTAACTATGTATGAAGTTGATAATTCATACAGTGCTCGTGTTGACGACATACCATCAAGTAGGCAGTCTGCCTAgccattttaaaaacttttatactataagtttgcggacgagcatatggcccacgtgatggtaagtggtcaccaccagtAGACATTGGcgttgttagaaatattaacctttccttacatcgccaagacgccactaatcttgggaactaagatgttatgtcccttgtacctataGTTACCCTGGCTcctccttcaaaccggaacacaacaatactaaataccctgctttggcggtagaatatctaatgataCTTACCCAgggctggcacaaagccctactaagaagtaaaacaaaaaataatcaaaaaatggGCACTAcccaattatttttcatatatcgGTATAAGGAATAATAAACGTATACTTCCCCCCATACCTCTCTTGTTTGCGCGGAACTTCTGTCCACGTTGTTGAGCCGAGGCTGGCGTCGTTTCTTCTTGAGCGAGTTGGCGGACCGCGGCCGTTTCTGCGAGCTCGTGGGCGCGGTGCCGGCCGCCTGCGCGGCGACCAGCGCCGGGTTGATGCGAGGCTTACGAGTCGATGTTCCTGTTTGatataaaacattcattttGAGTCGGAATACGTAAACCTTGGATATATTataaggtaggtaggtagggagTTCTAAAATTGTGCAACAAATACAATAACAGCCTCTTAACTTCCCAATGCCGGGCTTAGGCCTTcctttccttttgaggagaagggttaaaacatatattccacgctgttccaatgagggttggtggtatacacatgtgttagaatttctatgattttgGATACATGCATGATtactcacgatgtattccttcacagTCGTGCACGATATgcattattataaaacacaatttaagcacatgaatattcagtggtgcttgcgtgggtgGAACcggcaattatcggttaagatgtacgcgttctaaccactgggccatctggtcTCTCGCAAAAAAAAACGCtacgatttaaaaaagttaatgagGGTTCTAATACAGCCTCTGTACCAGTATgagacattatatatttataatcattataagtgTACGGCTGAACTATGAACAAGACTAAAGTTTCATTTATGAAGTTGACATGAGTTTATTATATCTAGGTACTTATCTTTAAACTACTGcactgtatttgtttatttacgacatcaaatcaGAAAATTCTTAAATTGACAgagtttctttacaatattcttcatgtattgtatacaaaaaccttcctctcaaaaaactctatctattaaaaaaaactgcatcaaaatccgttgcgtaattttaaagatctaaacatacatagtgACAGTCAGCgataagagactttgttttatactatgtgttaagagttatttttaccacattgtataattataatttattagaatcatttaattaataatgcgtcgattgactatttttagaatatgttgtaatgtgatactttaatttttcacgattaacATTGGCCGAATGTCAGATACTGGTCGGTAAGAAaaagaatgtcaagaaatcgaacGAGGCGGAcgtatttgtgttttataatatatatatatatatatacctataaatagatatagatatacatagaaTTAGGTAGATATAGTGagtaaaatgaatgtgaaaatagtgttaataaatgaatctggaagaatatcgttgcTTAAACTTGTGAACAtcctactttaattttaaaattagtttcaaAAAGGTACCagactaaaaaaaaattcaatttatcgCCTTATTATCGTCCGTTCCTTTATAAGGATTCACGAAGATACTTCTAATCCAATTGACAATTAGCCTTCGTAACCTGATAGCTTATTGTTATAAGACGTAGACTGTTATAGACTTTTTATATGGTTtgcatttcataattttatgttCAGCGTCATTTTTACGTAGTATAACCAAGGTCGCTTCCCACCGCGTGTACAATTAGATCTTTCGAACTACGCAACGGACTTTTATGCGgttttatcaataaacagagatgttgtcttaaattttcgcgattattacacattgaaataaaactagttataacgccAACGTCTACCAGTGACCaagaacgctgtaaagtgctcgaaacgtcggaatatcaaaaataattaatatacgcgattcaaatccgttataactagttttatttcaataaacagatatattaaagataaggttaatatcattacatactgtccctatttattattagatctttaaaattacgcaacggattttgatgtgttttttcaTAGATAGTGCAACGATATctaggttttgtatataaaatgcactatatagtaaagaaacactgatgattttaaaagtttctaatgttatgtcgtaattaaacaaattctgtagtatatttagtatcagtattacacctgtgcgaagccgggcgagtcgctagtgtataatacatatgtacatgcATATTACAGTAGAGAAAGCCGAGAATTGGAACTTAGGCagaatatacaaaacaaaaattacgtttttttaattacgtttaattaattatgttttttctttaatctatttattttatgttgtatatagatagtatgtatataatgttacaGATCAATCCGAAGTATACAAAAATACGGAACACATATTACAGTCAAAAATATCTGtgtgaaatgtttttaaaatctataagGGTTTGTTTCATGacgagtatataataaaatgtttttttttagaatccTTATAATCGACTGGCGCTTTTTAGTACCATTTCTCAATTCAAATCCTCATGGATTTGAGTGCATTCATATATTGATCAATTTTCGTGTACCCATATGTATTCGCGCAAACTCGATCGTCTCAACTAGGTTACGTGAATATTATTAATCCTTTCGATGtttctttgtaatataatacgGATAATCTTAtccgttattttatttataaggctGCCTATATAATTGCGGAACTAAATACCAATACACTAGTTTCCTAAACGCTAAAAGTACGTAAACAAATGGAAAATATGAAAGACTCCGTGGTATCTCTATGGATTTTTAAATCGAGATCTTCGAcatgaaaaacaataaattaaaaagaaataatacaatattctttttttgaatttattaatgaataaatcgAACACAAATACACGTGGCATTCATTTATACATGGCATACACAACACCCAGATTCTCACAGTACAAAACTACTTTCGTCTCCGCCTCGGGCCTCGCTGTGCTTCTCAATTTAATTTCCCTGCTTCTATATTCCAACACGACACAATTTCGCCATTAGCACGCTTCCTCGTCTTAAAACCAACTACATTAGACTATCGACAATAGTTGTAAAAGGTTTTCAGTATCGAATATACATTGTAgtatattcaaataatgtttttaggTTAATCTTATATGCAGTAACGGGATTTGATGTATCTGATTAAAGATGGAAAGATCTGGACGCcgtttatatactatataatagaTAAGGATTAGTTACAcatataagattaattattttatttaattaataattactccAGTCGTTCTTTTAAGAAAACACAACGGTTTTCGCGTGTAGAAACAGCGTTTGGCAGGactgaaatatatttcacattaaaaaaaactactggcTTTATAAATAACAAGCTTCCAACGGTACAATTCTTACTATGGTTGGAAATAGGGGTATTTCcatgttcgaaatataaatccTACTGAAATCGACCTACAAGAAAATCAAGTTACTTCTCAaatgaaattgatgaaattagattctttataaaaattaacgaaTACGCATTTTGAAAAGTAGTCAGTCTGTACAAAATTCGACAATATTTCATAATCACGAAATCACTTTTTCCAATTAAGAGAAACTAACAAACGGTTCGCACTGAGCAGCCTACATCGGCCAAGACTGCATTTGTGCTTCTACAAGTAAGTAATATTTGTCTACGAGCCTACCATTGGCTTGTAGCTTACGAATTAAAAGGCTACCGAAGACGACACATAGTATGTACACAACTCGTAAGCAGACAGGActttaaacaattacaaaaacgTTTTCACATCAAAaaattggaataaaaaatagtatgattacaaaattaagcacttaGTGATACAAATTGTTACCAATGATATGTCGGTATGACTGTACTTGAAGAGAATTGAacgtatgaaacaaaaaaatacgaatGAACCGAGAGTTAATTATGTagaaatttaaaagtacagGCAACACTAAACTAATATTGCACTTTTAAATTATACGCAATATCGACATGTTAGGAAAATAGGGCTACATCTGGTAGAGCTTATCGGCCTTACAGAACTagaacaagttttttttttttaatacaagtaGAGCCACGAATGTCACGACACTATACCATATCGTAATAATCGGCGTAATAATTGTAACCAATAACTGGGACCTTTTTGTTAACAAAATACTTGAACTTAAGCCCACGTCTAAGTCTATTCGCATGTGAAGTAAAGACAACTTAATAAATTCGATATTTCATGCATACTATAATACAGCTGTTACCAAATCGCATAGAATATGCAAATGTCTAAGTTTGTTTAAATCAACTCCTTTAATTGGAATGATTGTatgttataaaaagtaaaaaaaaaaagaaaagtaacagcctgtaaatttcccactgctggtataaggcctcctcttccattgagggcagggtttggaacatattccaccacgctgttccaatgcgggttggtggaatgcacatgtggcagaatttctatgaaatttgccacatgcaggtttcctcacgatgttttccttcaccgctgagcacgagatgaattataaagacaaattaagcacatgaatcagcggtgcttgcctgggtttgaacccgcaatcatcggtaaggatgcacgcgttctaaccactgggccatctcgactcaacgaCTCTCGACTTAACTAAGTC
Coding sequences within it:
- the LOC124539392 gene encoding YY1-associated factor 2, translating into MDKKNAIRRGKRPSKVLEENYWDCSVCTYRNNAEAFKCSMCDVRKGTSTRKPRINPALVAAQAAGTAPTSSQKRPRSANSLKKKRRQPRLNNVDRSSAQTREVTVSGVTVVITEYKPKKSVSSSSSDVESSNDARP